A part of Flexistipes sp. genomic DNA contains:
- the trkA gene encoding Trk system potassium transporter TrkA gives MKVIVVGAGEVGYHLAEQLIKENKDVVLIDKNINKVKYAQTHLDCMVVKGEGTDMDLIRSLDIEKDDIFIAVTDSDEVNLITCFLVSSELKLKTKIARVRRLDYSRSNLLQNNYVGVDFVVNPELEAARSIVNTIQQGVTAGTTTFESGNLQLRDLFIHKDSILNGASVKDIRQKISEEYLITGILRKNDIIIPKGDTKVYEGDHLFVTGERVGVNRFLSKSGVIFKRLKHIVIVGGGRTGKFVAEYLASIDKNVKLIEKDYNKCKQIAEQIPDITVIHADISDESIFDEEDLGSFDLMLSVTDNEELNILTSVYAKESGIKKTISLVSKVNYLNMAAKLGIDSTISPKISSANAILKHIRKGNIKGVYSLFDGKAEIIEFTIQPKSKHKNVPIKNLALPKNSLIVAINRNNKNIIPDGNFILDEGDNLILFAKKSAIDKIEEFISK, from the coding sequence ATGAAAGTAATAGTAGTAGGAGCAGGCGAAGTCGGTTATCACCTTGCTGAGCAGCTGATAAAGGAAAACAAAGACGTTGTCCTGATAGACAAAAATATCAATAAAGTGAAATATGCCCAGACTCATCTTGACTGCATGGTAGTCAAAGGTGAAGGCACGGACATGGATCTTATCAGATCTCTTGATATAGAGAAGGATGATATTTTTATTGCAGTAACCGACTCAGATGAAGTCAACCTCATTACATGTTTTCTGGTCTCCAGTGAGCTTAAGCTTAAAACCAAGATAGCTCGTGTAAGACGTCTTGACTACTCACGAAGTAATCTTCTCCAGAATAATTATGTAGGTGTTGATTTTGTAGTAAATCCTGAACTGGAGGCAGCCCGTTCGATAGTAAATACTATTCAACAGGGCGTGACCGCAGGCACCACAACTTTTGAAAGCGGAAACCTGCAGCTTCGGGACCTTTTCATTCACAAGGATTCCATTCTAAACGGGGCAAGCGTAAAAGATATAAGACAAAAAATAAGCGAAGAATACCTGATTACCGGCATCCTGCGAAAAAATGATATCATCATTCCCAAAGGGGATACAAAAGTTTATGAAGGCGATCACCTTTTTGTTACCGGAGAAAGGGTCGGGGTGAACAGATTTCTCTCCAAATCCGGTGTAATATTTAAGCGGTTGAAGCACATTGTTATCGTAGGCGGGGGAAGAACTGGAAAATTTGTAGCCGAATATCTGGCTTCTATAGATAAAAATGTAAAGCTGATCGAAAAAGATTATAACAAATGCAAACAAATTGCAGAACAGATACCGGATATTACAGTTATACATGCAGATATATCTGACGAGAGTATTTTTGATGAAGAGGATCTCGGTTCTTTTGACCTGATGCTATCGGTTACCGATAATGAAGAACTTAATATTTTAACATCTGTTTATGCCAAAGAGAGTGGCATAAAAAAAACAATTTCGCTTGTAAGCAAAGTCAATTATCTGAATATGGCGGCAAAACTTGGCATAGACTCAACTATCAGCCCGAAAATCAGTTCGGCAAATGCTATTTTAAAACATATACGCAAAGGCAATATTAAGGGTGTCTACAGCCTTTTTGACGGTAAAGCCGAGATTATAGAATTTACAATCCAACCAAAAAGCAAACACAAAAATGTTCCCATAAAAAATCTCGCTTTACCTAAAAATTCTCTTATTGTTGCAATAAACAGAAACAATAAAAATATTATTCCTGACGGCAATTTCATTTTGGATGAAGGTGACAACTTGATTCTCTTCGCAAAGAAAAGTGCAATAGACAAAATCGAAGAATTTATATCAAAATAG
- a CDS encoding cation:proton antiporter produces the protein MNELFFIGLLIIIGYFAGLLLEKAGIPKIIGYIVTGVIFSPYTFEFVPENILRSTSPLIDTCLGFIIFEVGGSLKWSKLKNYKKQLVNILLFESLTTYILIISVLVAAGYIFADLFTVEFLWIFILALLLAPMGAPTDPTATFAIIHEYGAKGNVSNTIIEVAALDDAMGVFLFSLSTSAAFILAGDSGSSISISLLKACYTIMGALGFGFLCGWLTRKISNFLNIRNEGQWIVLLAAFIIFTFGLSSMLGLDEILAVMAFGAYTTNFNEQQEQIFNIIERYTEELIILFFFLLSGLHIDITAIANAAPIIGIFVIFRILGKYFGARTGAYFGGAPKEVRKCIGGGLLPQGGIVIGLALMISQDPAFAVISDTLLATVMGSTVLNEIIGPFGAKTALKKAGEI, from the coding sequence ATGAATGAATTATTCTTTATTGGACTACTTATTATAATCGGTTATTTTGCCGGTCTGCTTTTGGAAAAAGCAGGAATTCCTAAAATCATAGGATATATTGTCACCGGCGTGATTTTCAGTCCGTATACTTTTGAATTTGTCCCTGAAAATATATTAAGAAGTACAAGCCCTTTAATAGATACCTGCCTGGGATTTATTATATTTGAAGTGGGCGGCTCACTTAAATGGTCTAAACTTAAAAATTATAAAAAACAGCTTGTCAATATATTACTTTTTGAAAGTTTAACCACCTATATATTAATTATTTCTGTACTTGTTGCAGCAGGCTATATTTTTGCGGATCTTTTCACAGTTGAGTTTCTGTGGATCTTTATCCTTGCGCTTTTGTTAGCCCCCATGGGAGCTCCCACAGATCCCACTGCAACTTTTGCCATTATTCATGAATACGGTGCAAAGGGTAACGTTTCAAATACAATTATTGAAGTGGCGGCACTGGATGATGCAATGGGCGTTTTTTTGTTCAGTTTGTCAACCAGTGCAGCTTTTATATTGGCAGGAGACAGCGGCAGCAGCATAAGTATCTCCTTGTTAAAAGCCTGTTATACGATTATGGGAGCCCTGGGGTTTGGATTCCTGTGCGGATGGTTAACGCGAAAAATAAGTAATTTTTTAAATATAAGAAATGAAGGGCAGTGGATAGTTTTGCTGGCAGCGTTTATAATCTTTACTTTTGGCTTATCATCAATGCTCGGACTGGACGAAATTCTTGCTGTGATGGCTTTTGGGGCTTATACCACTAATTTTAACGAGCAGCAGGAGCAGATATTTAATATTATAGAGCGATATACGGAAGAATTGATTATTTTGTTTTTTTTCTTATTGTCCGGTTTACACATAGACATAACGGCAATAGCAAATGCAGCCCCTATTATCGGGATTTTTGTGATTTTCAGAATATTGGGTAAATATTTTGGTGCAAGAACAGGGGCGTACTTCGGCGGTGCTCCGAAGGAAGTGAGGAAATGTATCGGTGGCGGACTTTTGCCTCAGGGAGGTATCGTTATCGGTTTGGCACTGATGATATCTCAGGATCCTGCGTTTGCTGTAATATCTGATACTTTGCTGGCAACAGTTATGGGCAGTACTGTTTTAAATGAAATTATAGGTCCTTTTGGTGCTAAGACAGCCTTAAAAAAAGCAGGTGAAATTTAA
- a CDS encoding TrkH family potassium uptake protein — translation MRFSLVFKTLSVIWLILAFFMFLCSLTSLYYNEISAFKSFQITIIIIVSISLLFLLLNKKSNQKILSTKGSFLLVSLAWITASFFGAVPFYLSGDIPQFTNAFFETASGFTTTGASILGDIESLPKSLLMWRSLTQWLGGMGIVVLTVAILPLLGIGGLQLIKAEAPGPSVDKISSRITTTAKYLWLIYLSLTVVLIVLLVFGGMTFFDSVTHTFSTLSTGGFSPKQNSIAHYGSPFIQYVIAFFMFLASANFALHFNLITGNFKNIFNNSEIKAFIIIILTSTVIVTLNLYYNFESGGEESFRLAIFQALSFITTTGFVTDNYESWPFLSQIILFSLMFVGGCSGSTAGGIKVVRILLLFKQSLNEMKFLLHPRGIFTIKLNKMPVKKDIVYAVSGFFFLYIATNIIVTVIVASGGNSLMTSLTASLATIGNIGPAFGSAGPMDNYAGFSGYIKWVLSFAMIAGRLELYSFIIIFTPYFWKK, via the coding sequence ATGAGATTTTCACTTGTATTCAAAACACTTAGTGTAATCTGGCTCATACTCGCTTTTTTTATGTTTTTGTGCAGTTTGACCTCTCTTTACTACAATGAAATCTCTGCGTTCAAGTCTTTTCAAATAACCATTATAATAATTGTTTCCATCTCCCTGTTATTTTTACTCCTAAACAAAAAGTCAAATCAAAAAATATTATCAACAAAAGGAAGCTTTCTACTTGTGAGCCTTGCATGGATCACAGCTTCTTTTTTCGGGGCTGTGCCTTTTTATTTAAGCGGTGATATTCCGCAGTTTACCAACGCTTTTTTTGAGACTGCTTCCGGATTCACAACAACAGGTGCTTCAATTTTAGGGGATATAGAAAGCTTGCCCAAATCACTTTTGATGTGGCGGTCTTTAACACAATGGCTCGGGGGAATGGGAATTGTTGTTCTGACTGTTGCAATTCTACCTCTGCTGGGTATCGGGGGGCTACAACTGATCAAAGCTGAAGCTCCAGGCCCATCTGTGGATAAAATTTCCTCCCGCATTACCACTACTGCTAAATATTTATGGCTTATATATTTATCACTGACAGTTGTACTTATTGTTTTGCTTGTATTTGGCGGCATGACTTTCTTTGATTCCGTTACCCATACATTTTCCACCCTGTCAACCGGCGGTTTCTCACCCAAACAGAACAGCATAGCCCACTACGGCTCACCTTTTATTCAGTATGTGATAGCCTTTTTTATGTTTCTTGCCAGTGCGAACTTTGCGCTTCATTTTAATTTAATTACAGGCAATTTTAAAAATATTTTTAATAATTCCGAAATAAAAGCTTTTATAATTATTATTCTCACTTCAACTGTGATCGTTACTTTGAATTTGTATTATAATTTTGAGTCAGGCGGAGAAGAATCTTTCAGACTTGCCATTTTTCAAGCTCTTAGTTTTATAACAACAACAGGCTTTGTCACTGATAATTACGAATCCTGGCCGTTTTTGTCCCAAATAATTCTGTTTTCACTTATGTTTGTTGGAGGTTGTTCAGGTTCAACCGCCGGTGGAATCAAAGTAGTTCGTATTTTGCTTCTTTTTAAGCAGTCCTTGAATGAAATGAAATTTTTATTGCATCCCCGCGGTATATTTACAATCAAATTAAACAAGATGCCTGTTAAAAAAGACATCGTTTATGCAGTATCGGGATTCTTTTTTCTTTATATAGCAACAAATATTATTGTAACAGTTATAGTTGCCTCTGGCGGTAACAGCCTTATGACCTCACTCACCGCCTCTCTTGCAACTATCGGCAACATAGGTCCCGCATTCGGCTCAGCCGGGCCTATGGACAATTATGCCGGTTTCAGCGGCTACATTAAATGGGTCTTAAGCTTTGCAATGATTGCCGGAAGGTTAGAGCTTTATTCATTTATAATAATCTTTACTCCGTACTTTTGGAAAAAATAA
- a CDS encoding THUMP domain-containing class I SAM-dependent RNA methyltransferase, which translates to MYQYQKTNRYFAQTAEGLEEFFSAEAEKLGAKDIEKSFKGVFFTSSPETLYKINYYTRIATRIVAPLISFDCHSTRYLYNTVRKIDFSDFMDLHDTFAVFANVAGSIINHSQYAGLCVKDAIVDQFRKKYGERPDVNPKTPDVWFHILINNNKAVLSLETSGGSLHRRGYRKNAVEAPMMENVAAALIDISGWDGEKPLIDPMCGSGTILAEALIKHCNIPAGYLRKHFGFMHMPDFDNSVWQKIKKNASENIKPLDKNLISGYDIDVTAVKFTRQNLSALPNGENIEIQNSDFRDLKLQNKTIVTNPPYGKRIGKNLRMEDFVKQMGDFLKQNCKGSTAYIYFGRRELIKSVGLRTTRKIPLRNANLDGRVAVYEIY; encoded by the coding sequence ATGTATCAATATCAGAAAACCAACAGATATTTTGCACAAACTGCCGAGGGGCTGGAAGAATTTTTTTCGGCAGAAGCAGAAAAACTTGGTGCAAAAGATATAGAGAAATCTTTCAAAGGCGTTTTTTTCACCTCCAGCCCTGAAACTCTATATAAAATCAATTACTATACACGAATAGCAACCAGGATTGTTGCACCTTTAATCAGTTTTGACTGCCACAGCACAAGATATCTCTACAATACTGTCAGAAAAATCGATTTCAGTGATTTCATGGATTTGCATGATACATTTGCCGTTTTTGCAAACGTTGCCGGCAGTATTATAAACCATTCCCAATATGCTGGTTTGTGTGTTAAGGATGCAATTGTCGATCAGTTCAGAAAAAAGTATGGCGAACGCCCCGACGTCAACCCCAAGACTCCTGATGTATGGTTTCATATACTAATCAACAACAATAAAGCTGTTCTCAGTCTGGAAACTTCAGGCGGCTCTCTTCACAGAAGAGGATACAGAAAAAATGCAGTAGAAGCGCCCATGATGGAAAATGTGGCAGCCGCTCTGATAGATATAAGCGGGTGGGATGGTGAAAAACCATTGATTGATCCTATGTGTGGCTCGGGTACAATCCTGGCTGAGGCGTTAATCAAGCACTGTAATATACCTGCAGGATATCTGAGAAAGCATTTCGGATTTATGCATATGCCCGATTTTGACAATAGTGTTTGGCAAAAAATAAAAAAGAATGCCAGTGAAAACATAAAACCTTTGGACAAAAATCTAATAAGCGGTTATGACATAGATGTAACGGCTGTCAAATTCACCCGGCAAAATCTTTCCGCTCTTCCCAATGGAGAAAATATAGAAATACAAAATTCCGATTTCAGAGACTTAAAACTTCAGAATAAAACAATAGTCACAAATCCGCCCTATGGAAAACGTATCGGTAAAAATTTGAGAATGGAAGATTTTGTCAAGCAGATGGGTGATTTCCTGAAACAAAACTGTAAAGGTTCGACAGCTTATATATATTTTGGCAGAAGGGAGCTGATAAAAAGTGTGGGGCTTAGAACGACACGCAAAATTCCATTAAGAAACGCCAACCTTGACGGTCGAGTCGCTGTTTACGAAATTTATTGA